In Deinococcus irradiatisoli, the genomic stretch TGCTCGCCGAGCCAGGTGATGTGCATGGTTTTTTTCAGTGCGCTCATGCCTTCAGCCTACGCCGCCCGGCCCGGCTTCAACCAGCGTCCGGGGCACCGTCCGGCGATCCGGCGGCCTCCCCTTCCCTGCCTTCGTCCTGCCAGTCCAGCTCTTGCCAGCCGCCTTCCCAGTCGTCGTCGTCGTCGAGCGAGGGCAAACAGACCTCGAAGGTGGCCCCGCCGCCGGGCGTGTCGAGCACGTTGATGTGGCCGCCGTGGGCGCTGATGACCTGTTGGGCGATAGTGAGGCCCAGCCCGGCCGAGCCGGCTTCCTTGCCCCGGTAGAACTTGTCGAAGATGCGCGGCTTGACCTCGTCGGGAATGCCGGGGCCGTGGTCGATGACGCAGACCTTGACCTGGGCGCCTTCTTCGCGGGCGTGGATGCTGACGAGGCTGGCCGAGCCGGTGACGCGCACGGCGTTGGTCACCAAATTGACGAACACCTGGGTCAGCCGCCCCGGATCGCCCACGATCTCGAGTTCCGGCACCTCGACGGCGATGCCGTAGTCGCGCCCCACCGCCCGTAGCACCTCGCCGAGGTTGACGAAGTGCGGCTCGATGCTCTGCACCAATTCGCCGCGCGAGAGCTGCAAGAGATCGTTGACCAGCCGGGTCATGTTCTCGGCCACCCGCTGGGCGTCGCTGAGCGTCTGGCTGGGCGGCGCGCCCACCGCCGCGAACTCGCGCTCCACCCGGCGCAGGTAGCCGAGCAGGGCGGTCAGCGGGGTGCGCAGTTCGTGGCTGGTTTCGGCCAGAAAGGTCTTTTGCAGGTTGAGCGCTTCTTCGAGCTGCTTGGCGGTGGCCTCGAGCTTGAGGCGGCCTTCCTCGGCCAGCTTGCCCAGGCGCTCGACTTCCTGCAGGCGCACCTGCAGGGCGGCGTTGAGCGCCCTAATCTCGCCCTCGGCCAGTTCGCGCCGCGAGCGCTCGGCGGCCTCGGCGATGGCGCGCTGCACCGCCGGCACCAGGCGCTCCAGGCGCTGCTTGAGCACGTAATCGGTGACGCCGCGCCGCAGGGTATCCACCGCGACTTCCTCACCCATGGCGCCGGTCACGATGATGAACGGCAGGTGGGCCGCCGCGCTGCGGGCCGCCTCGAACGCCGAGAGGCCGTCGTAGCCCGGCAATGAGAAGTCCGAGAGCACCAGGTGCGGCGAGAATTCGCTCAGCGCCGTGAGAAAGGCCTCGGCGTTGTCGACCTGGCGCAGCAGCGGCACCCACGGCAGATCGGTGCCTTCCAGGGTGATGGCGACAAGTTCCTGATCGAGAACGTTGTCCTCAAGATGCAGCACGCGGAGTTCGCCGCCAGGCGGCGGAAAGTTCAGCACGGAAGAAGTGGAGAGCGCCCGGGTCATTTAGCTTCAGTTTATGCTGCCCCGCTGACCGGCGTTTGTGCGGTGGTCAGAAACCATCACGTTTTCTTCACGGAAGTGTCACAATGAAAACAATCCGGTTCCAGAGGGAGTTGCCGGAGGCCCGCGCGTTACCTGTTGTGCCTGTCCGCTTTGTTCGTGCCCCTTTCCACTTACCCATGTTCAAGTTCAGGGAGGAATTCATGCACCCAGCCCAGCCCGCTTTCCGCCGGACGCTCCACAAAGCCCTGACCCTGGCCCTGGCCCTCGGCCTGCCGCTGGCTGCCGCCCAATCGGGCCGCGAGAGCACCCTGGTGATCGGCGGCGACTTCTCGGACCTGATCACCATGGACCCTGGCGTGTCGTACGAGTTCTCCGGCACGCTGGTCACCAACAATCTGTACGACACGCTGGTGGCCTACGAGGGCAACAACCTCACCACCCTGCGCCCCCGGCTGGCCTCGAGCTGGAAAGTGACGCCCACCGCCACCGGTTCGCGCATCACCTTCACCCTGCGCAACGCCAAATTCAGCACTGGCCGGCCGGTCACCGCCGCCGACGTGGTGTACTCGCTCAACCGGGTGATTCAGCTCAAGACCCCCTCGAGCTTTCTGTTCACCGACGTGGCCAACCTCAAAGTCGGCTCGGTGACGGCGCCCGACGCCAAGACGGTCGTGATGGACATTCCCAAGACCGCCAACCCGAACATTGTACTGGCACTGCTGACCTTCAACGTGGGCGGCGTGATCGACAGCACCGAGGCCAAAGCGCACGAGCAAAACGGCGACTTCGGCAGCAACTGGCTCAAGGACCACTCGGCCGGCTCGGGACCGTTCGTGCTCAACCGCTGGGACAGAAGCGCCCAGGTGGCGCTGGACGTCAACCCCAACGCCTTTCGCAAATCGCCCGCCATCAAGCGGGTGATCATGCGTTACATGCTCGAATCCTCGGCGCAGCAGTCGGCGATCAACTCCGGCGAGATCGACGTGGCCTGGGACTACACGCCCGACGCCTTCAAGGCCGCCCAGAGCAACCCCAAGCTCAAGGCGCTCAAGACCGGCAGCTTCCAGCTGGCCTACCTGGGTATGAACTCGGCCAAAGGCTCGCCCTTCGAAGATGCCCGGGTGCGCGAAGCGGTCAGGTACGCCATCGACCAGGACGGCATCATCAAGAGCCTGTTGCAGGGGCTGGGACGTAAAACCCAGACCATCATCCCGATCGGTCTGGCCGGCGCCAACACCGCCGTTCCCTACCCGTACAACCCCGCCAAGGCCAAGGAACTGCTGGCGGCGGCGGGCAAGCCCGACGGCTTCAGCGTGGACTTTCTGGTCAGCACCGGTTCATGCTCCGGCGGCGTACCGTGCCAGGATCTGGCGGCCAAAATCCAATCGGATCTGGCCAAGGTCGGCATCAAGGCCAACATCAGGCAGATGGTCAACTCGGAATTGCTGACCACCTACCGCGCCCAGAAAGCCCCGCTGATCCAGGTCGCCTGGAGCCCGGATTATCCGGATGCCGACGGCAACGGCACGCCGCTGGCGGACTACAACGCCAAGTCGCTGGCCTGGCGCAACAGCTGGCAAAACGCAGAGGCGAGCAAGCTGGCGCAGTCCGCAGCCGTCGAAACCGACCAGTCCAAGCGGGTGGCCCTCTATAAGCAGCTCACCGATCTGGTCGCCAAGGAAGGCCCCTACGCCATCTTGTACCAACCGTACAAGCCGGTGGTAACCAGCGCCAACGTAGTAGGGTTTGTCCGCAACGCCAACGGCGACGTGCGCCTCGAGAAAGTCAGCAAGAAGTAAAGCCGGCGATCAAGCCGCCCGCTCCTCTCCCCGCAGGAGCGGAGCGGTTCGCCGTTCAGCGGGAAAGCGTTGTTGACTTTCGCCCCGCGTATGAGGAGTGTCTTTTGCTGATCTACATTCTCCGGCGGCTGGCCCTGATGCTGTTCGTGCTGTGGGGCGTGTCGCTGGCCGCTTTTCTGATCTCGCACGCCCTGCCCGCCGACCCGGCGGCGGCGGCGCTGGGCAACAACGCCCGCGAGGAGCAGTTGCAGGAATTCCGGGTCAAGAACGGCCTCGACCGGCCGCTGCCGGTGCAGTACGGCGTCTACATGGGCAAGCTGCTGCGCGGCGACCTGGGCAAGTCCCTGAGAACCCAGAACGGCATCACCGACGACCTGCGCCAGTTCTTTCCGGCGACGCTGGAACTCACCCTCGGTGCGGTGCTGTTCGCAGTGGTGATCGGTTTGCCGCTGGGCATCCTGGCGGCCTTGCAGCACGGCAAGGCGCTCGATTTGCTGGCGCGCATCTTCGCCCTGCTGGGCGGGGCCACCCCGGTGTACTGGCTGGCGATTCTGGCGCTCAACGTCTTTCACGAGCGCCTCGGCTGGCTGCCGGGGCCGGGGCGGCTCGACGCCTACAGTCTGGCGCCGCCGGTGCACAGCGGGCTGGTAACGGTAGACGCCCTGCTGGCCCGTGACCCGGAAGTGCTGGTCGACGCCCTGCGCCACCTGATTTTGCCGGGGCTGGTGCTGGGCGCCTTCTCGGCGGCGCTGCTGACCCGCATGACCCGCAGCGCCCTCCTGGAAGTGCTCTCGCAGGACTACATCCGCACCGCCCGCGCCAAGGGGCTGGCGCAGAACAGGGTGATCGCCAAGCACGCCCTGAAAAACGCCGCCCTGCCGCTCCTGACCGTGCTGGGCAGCTTGTTCGGCAGCCTGCTCACCGGCGCGGTGCTCACCGAGACGATCTTTTCCTGGCCGGGCATCGGCGGCTACGCCACCACCTCGGCCATCAGCCTCGACTTTCCCGCCGTGATGGGCGTGACCCTGGTGGCGGGGCTGGCCTACTCGCTGGTGAACTTGCTGGTGGACCTCGCCTACGCCGCCTTCGACCCCAGGATCAGTTTCTCATGACCGACCTTCCAAGTGTTTCCCGCCCGGCCGCGCGCCAGGAAAGCGCCGCGTTGCGGCGGCTACGTCGCAACGGCGGCGCCCTGCTCGGCTTCGCGCTGCTGGCATTGCTGGTGCTGGCCGCCCTCCTCGGCCCGCTGTTTCTGGGCAGCCCCACCAGCCAGGACCTGGCCGCCCGGCTGGCGGCGCCCTCGGCCGCGCACTGGCTCGGCACCGATCAGCTCGGCCGCGACGTGCTCACGCGGGTGCTCAGCGGCGGGCGCATCTCGCTGGGGCTGGGCGTCAGCGTGATGCTGGCGTCTCTCATCTCCGGCTCCATCATCGGCCTGCTGGCCGGGCTGCTCGGCGGCTGGTGGGACGAAGTGCTGATGCGCGTCACCGACATCTTCCTGGCCTTCCCGAGCCTCATTCTGGCGATGGCCATCTCGGCGGCGCTGGGACCGAACCTCACCAACGTGATGATCGCGGTGGCGCTGGTGTCGTGGCCGACCTACGCCCGCCTGATCCGCGCGCAGGTGCTGGCCCTGCGCGAACGCGAGTTCGTGGAGGCCGCCCGCGCGCTGGGCAGTTCGCAGGGCCGGGTGGCGCTCAGGCACCTGCTGCCCAACTCGCTGGCGCCCCTCTTGGTGCAGGGCAGCTTCGACGTGGGCAGCGCCATCCTGACGGCGGCGGGGCTGGGCTTTATCGGCTTCGGCGCCCAGCCGCCCACCCCGGAGTGGGGCGCGATGGTGTCGGAGACCCGCAACTACATTTCCCAGGCGCCCTGGGCGTCGAGCACCCCGGCCATCGCCATTTTGCTGACGGTGCTGGCCTTCAACCTGATCGGCGACGCCCTGCGCGACGTGTTCGATCCACGCTCGCGCTAAAGCAGAGACGGCAAAGAGACAGCCGGCAGCTCAACGTCGGCTGTCTCTTTGCCGTTTCAGTTGTAGTGGTAGCGCTTGAGCTCGGCCTGGTAACGGGCCAGCTCATGCGGTGAGGCCACCTGCCGGGCCGCCTCCACCCGCAGTTCGAGCACTTCCTGATCGTTGGGATCGATTCTCAGGTACTGGTTGGCGAGCAGCACCACCCGCCGGTACGCTTCCATGTTCCGCGCCTGAACGATCTGGGCGCGCAGTTCCAGCGTCAAGGAAAGCAGCAGCGTTTCGCGCTGGGCCTCGATCCAGGCGCAGGCGTCGGCCTGCGGCAAAAATGGTCCCCGGTAGAGCGCCAGCGCCCGCGCCATTTCCTGGGCCTTGACCGCTTCGAGGAAATGCACAAAATCGAACTCGACTTCCACCCAGCGGCCCAGGTGGTACTGCGGCGCGTGGTGCGGGCCCTGGGCACAGATCAGTTCGTGACCGAGCTTGTCGCGCAGTTCCTTGAGGCACTGGCGCACGTAGGCCCCGGCGGTCGCCGCTTCCTTGTCGGGCCACAGGTCGAGCTGCATCTGCGCGCGGGTGCGCCCCGGCTCCAGCGCCAGATACACCAGCAGCGGCACGCAGCCGGTGCGCGTGAAACTGATTTCCAGGCCGTCTTTGAACACCGCCGTCTGGCCCAGGGTCTTGACCGTCACCCGGATGGCCCCGTCCTCGGTGAGCCGGGGAAAATCGATCAGGTTCAGGTGTGCCAGCTGATCGATCAGGGGCTCCATCAGCGGCGCGGTGTCGGGTTCGAGCAGCGCGAAGTGCAGCAGTTCGCTGAGTTCCTCGAAGTCCGGCTTGAAGCCGGTGAGCTGGCGCAACCTGAGCAGCTGGGTCACCGCCTCGCTCAGTGCCGGCACGACCTTGAGTTCGGCGTCCTGGCCGCCGGCGCGCAGGCAGGCGGCGGCGTAGTGAAGTTGCGCCCGGCACAGTTCCGGCACCCGCCCGGCCTGACGAAACAGCCCGGCGGCCCGGCTCAGGCTCGCCTGCGCCGCCAGCAGGTCGCCGCGCCGCCGCTCGATGACCCCGGCGGTGGCCCACAGCTCGGCCGGCCAGGCCTCCGGCATCAGGCCGTAGCCCATCAGCGCGCCGGCGGCCCGACCGTGCTGCCCGTGCAGGCTGTAATGCTCGGCCAGGCGCGAGACGGTCCACAGGCGCAGTTCGCTGTCGCCGAGCTGCTCGGCCAGCGGGAACAGCTGCTCGAGCACCGCCGCGTAGGTGCCCTGGTCGCCGACCAGGCGGCACAGTTCGGCTTCGCTGCCCAGCAGCAGCGCCGAGATGCGCGGCGCGTCGATGCCTTCGAGCGCCTGTTTGGCTTCGCTGAGCCGGGCGCGGGCCTCGCTGAATTCGCCGGCCGAGAGGTGCAGTTCGAGCAGCTGGCGCAGCGCGCTGACGCGCGGCCCGGGAAAGCTGCCCTCAGGCAGCAGGTACAGCGCCTCGGTGAGCAGCGTCTTGGCCCGCTTAGGGTTGCCCAGCTGGCGGTACATCTGCGCCAGCGACACCGTCACGCGGGCCGAGAGTTCCTCGTCGCCCAGCGCCAAGTAGCCGTGCCAGGCGCGCTCCACCCGTTTGAGACCGGCGGCGGTGTCGCCCAGCTTGAATTCGCACACGCCCCACCAGCGCCAGGCCCGCAGTTGTAATTCACCTGTCAGATCCGGCGCAGTAAGTTCGAAGTGCGCCGCCGCTTCGGCGTACCGGCCCAGCAGGCGCAGCACGTTGCCGAGTTCCACCCGGCCTTCCTGATCGCCCAGCATGGCCGCGCGGGTCAGCGGCACCTCGGCGTCGTCCAATCGGCCCAGGCGCAGCAGCGAGATGCCCAGCAGCAAGGCTTCCCGGGCCGTTCTCGCCCGGCCCTGGAGATGTGTGACCACGGCCTGAAATTGTTCGGCTTCAAACTGCGCTTCGATATCGCTCACACGACGTTTCCTTTGATCTACAGTTGGCCCGCTAGATTGCCGGCATGACAACCGCTTCTGTTCGCAAGATGACCGCGCTGGTGTTTGCCCTGTTCATCGTCGGCGGTTCGCTGGCGGCGGCGGCCGGTCCCAACGACTTCGGCGAGATGCGTCACAACGTGATCGTGCAGGCCCCCGGGAAGTAAAACATGACCCATCCTACCCCAACCCCGCGCCCGAGGCCCCAGCCCAAACCGCTGCTGCCGCGTCCCCAGATCGAGCGCCTCGACGCGCCGGGCGGACGCACGGTGCCGGTGATGATCGGCGGGCCGGCCGACTACGGCGAGATGTAAGGCGGGAGATCCAACGCTGCGCCACCAGCGGCAAGAAGCTTCGCCCCGAGGACGCGCCCTCGGGGCGAAGCTTTTTTGGATTACTCGGCGGAGCGCTCGTCGAGCGGGCCGGCCGGCAAACTGAAAGCGAAGGTGGCGCCTTCGCCCAGCGCCGAGGACGCCCAGACCCGGCCGCCGTGGCGCTTGATCAGCCGCTGCACGTTCGCCAGCCCCACCCCGATGCCCTCGAACTCGTGGTCGAGGTGTAGGCGCTGAAACACGCCGAACAGCTTGCCGCTGAAGCGCGGATCGAAGCCCACCCCGTTGTCGCGGACCTCGACGATCCACTCCGCGCCCTCCAGACGCGCCCGCACCTCGACCTGCGCTTCCGGGCGGGTGCGGGTGTACTTCACGGCGTTGCCCAGCACGTTGAGCAGCACCTGCTCGAGCAGCACCGGGTCGCCCAGCACCACCGGCAGCTCGCCGACGATCCAGCGCAGGCGGCGCTGCTCGAGATCGGCGGCCAGCTCGTTCTGCACGCGCCGGACCAGGCAGGCCAGGTCCACCGGCACGCGCCTGAGCGGGGTCCTGGCCTGCCGCGCGAGGCCCAGCATGGCTTCCACCAGGGTGCCCATGCGCGCCGCCGCCTGCTCGATGGCGTTCAGGTAGTGCCGTCCCCTGTCCAGGTCGCCACTTTCCAGGCTGCGGCGCAGCAGGGCCGCGAAGCCCGAGATATGCCGGATGGGGGCGCGCAGATCGTGCGAGAGGCTGTAGTTGAAGGCGTCGAGCTCGGTGTTCAGGTCGCGCAGTTCCTGGGTGCGGGCGCTGACCTGCTGCTCCAGATGCGTTTGCCAGGCGGCCCGTTCCTGCTCGATGCGTTTGCTCTCGCGGATGTCGCGGGTCACGGTGGCGTAGCCGATGCAGGCGCCGGTCGTTTCGTCGTTGAGGGTAAAGATGGTGCGGTGCACGGCGATGCTCTCGCCGGTGAGCTGGTGCACCAAGCGCATCTCCCCCGCCCAGCGGCCCTGCCGGCGAACGTCTTCCCAGGCCTGGTTCACCAGCAGTTCGCGGTCGTCGGGGTGGACCAGGTCGGCGAAGGTCGTGCCCGGCGCGAGCTCGCGCTCGTAGCCGATCAATCGCCGGCCCGCCGCATTGATGTACTGCAGGCGGTGCTCGGCGTCGGAGAACGCGATGAAATCGGTGCTGGCCTCGGCCACCAGGGCCAGGCGGCGGCGCTCCTGATCGCTGCGTATCTGCCCGCTGACATCGCGCAGGTAGGCGGCGAAGTAGGTGCGGCCCGCGAACTCCAGCGGGTGAAAGGCGATTTCGCAGGCGAAAATCTCGCCGCTGCGCCGCTGCGCTTCGACCTGAACGCGGTGGTTGAGCAGGTGCGGCACCCGGGTGCTCAGGTAGCGCTTCATGCCGCGCTCGTGCGCTTCGCGGTAGGCCGGCGGCACGATCAGTTCGCTGAGGCTGCGCCCCAGGGCTTCCTCGCGTGTCCAGCCGAAGGTGCGCTCGGCGGCCGGATTCCACTCGACCACCACGTTGTCCTGATCGATGGCGACGATGCCGTCCAGCGAGGCTTGCAGCATGGCGCTGGCAATGGCCGCTGTGGAGAAGGGAACCGGAGACGACAGGGGCATGGAAACGCTTCAGTATAGCGGCTGGCGCTGTCACAGAAAAATTCACGCCCGGCGCCCGGCCGGGGGTATGATGCCCGCCGTGCGACGTGTCCCGGCCCACGGTTCCTGGCAACGAACGCGCGGGGTGATGGTGGCCTCGCAGTTCATCACCCAGCTGGCCTTCACCCTGGGGCTGCCGTTCCTGCCGCTGTACCTGCAGCAGCTCGGCGTGCACGATCCACAGCGCGCCGCGCTGTGGGCCGGCGCGTCGGCCACCTTCAGCGGCCTGGCGATGGCCCTGATGGCCCCGATCTGGGGCCGGCTGGCCGACCGGGTGGGGCGCAAGGCCATGGTGCTGCGCGCCACCTTCGCCGGAGTGCTGGTGGTGGGCGGCATGGCGCTGGTGCAGGGACCCGTCGCGCTGCTGGCGCTGCGCCTCTTACAGGGCCTCCTAACCGGCACCGTCTCGGCCTCCAACACGCTGGTCGCCGACAGCGTGCCGAAAAACAAGCTCGGCTCCAGCATGGCGCTGATGCAGACGGCGGTGTTCGCGGGCGCGGCGGGCGGGCCGTTGATCGGCGGAGTCATCGCCGACCGCTTCGGCTACCGCTGGCCGTTCGGCGCCACCGCCGCGCTGCTGCTGCTCTCGGGCCTGCTGGTGCTGCTGGGCAGCCGGGAGGAGTTCAAACCGCAGGCCCGCACGCAGCCGTCGCGCAGCGAACGCCGGGCCCGCACCCGGCAGATCTGGCTGCTGCTGGGACCGATCATCGTGGTCAACTTTCTCGACCAGCTGGCCGGATCGGTGGTGGGGCCGGTGCTGCCGCTGGTGATCGCCCACCTCGCCGGCGGGCAGCAGAGCGGCGTGGCGACCCTGACCGGCACCATCCTGGGCTCGGTGGCGGTCAGCGCCAGCATCGGCGCGCTGATCGCCGGGCGCCTGACCGGACGCTGGCCGCCGCCGCAGGTGGTGGCGGCGTGCGCCGGGGGCGCGGCCGTGTTTGCCCTGCTGCAGGGGCTGGCGTCCAGCGTGCTGCTGCTCGGCGTGTTCCGGGTGATCATGGGCCTGTTCATCGGCGGCACCCTGCCGGCCGCCAACGTGCTGCTGGGCAATCTGGTGCCGCCCCAGGACCGGGGCGTGGCCTTCGGCCTGACCGCCAGCGCCACCTCGCTGGGCTTCGCCGCAGGGCCGCTGCTGGGCGCGCTGCTGGTGCATGTGGGGCTCAGGGCGCCGTTTCTGCTGACTTCGGGCCTGCTGGCCCTCGAATGCCTGTGGATGGTGTGGTCCTCGCGGCGCCTGAATTCGGCCAGCGGTTGACGAGAGCCTGACTTGGCCTACCAGTCGGGCACCCAGAAGTCCGTAGAATGCACTCAAGCACCCTTGGAGGCCCACATGAAAGAGACGAACCATCTCGGCAAACGTCGCAAGATCATCGACGGCTTTGAAAAAGTTACCGGCACCGCCCGCTACACCGCCGACGTTTCGCTGGCGGGCATGCTTCACGCCCGCCCGGTACTGTCGATCTACCCGCACGCCAAAGTGCGCTCCATCGACGCCGAAGCGGCCCTGACGATGCCCGGCGTCGTGGCGGTGCTCACCGGGCAGGACCTCAACCGGGGGCGGGCGGCCCCCTCGCGCTCGCGGATGATTCTGGCCGGCGACGAGGTGATGTTCGCCGGGCAGCCGGTGGCCGTGGTGGTGGCCGACAGCGAGGCCCACGCCGCCGACGCCGCCGCATTGCTGGACATCGACTACGACGTGCTCGAAAGCGTGGACGACGCCGAGCAGGCCATGACCGACGAGTTGCTGGTCTGGCCGCACGGCGCGCCCACTGCCGACGGCAGCATGGCCAGCCTGCACGGCGGTGAGGCCGGCGGCGACGGCGGTCAGAAGGCCTCCAACATCGACCAGCAGCGCGTCTTCGAGCGCGGCGACGCCCGCGCCGCCCTGGAAAGCGCCCATGCCGTGATCGAGCGCCGCTACACCAACGCCTGGGTCCACCAGTCGTACCTGGAACCGCACGCGGTGGTGGCGCAGCCGGGCGCCCGGCCCGGTCAGGTCACGGTGTACACCAGCACCCAGGGCCAGTACACCGTACGTGCCGAGGTGGCCGGCGCGCTGGGCCTGCGCGACCGCGACGTGCGCGTCGAGCCGATGACGGTCGGCGGCGGTTTCGGGGCCAAGTACGGCATCCTCGACGCGCTGGTGGCGGCGGTGTCGCTGCATGTGCGCCGCCCGGTGCGGATGGTGCTGTCGCGCTCGGAGGACATGCTCACCACCATGCCGGCGCCGGGCATCACCACCGACATCCGCCTGGGGGCCGACGAGCAGGGCCAGCTCACCGCGCTGGACGTGCGGGTGGTGATCGAAAACGGCCTGTTCAGCTTCGGGCACGCCGGCATCATCGCCACCGTGATCGGCGGCCTCTACCGCTGCGACAACGTGCGCATCGAGACCTTCGAGGTGGTGACCCACCGCTCGCCGACCGGCGCTTACCGCGCTCCCGGCGTGCCGCAGGCGCTCTTCGCGCTCGAATCGAGCATCGACGAGCTGGCCCGCGAACTGGGTCACGACCCGCTGGAACTGCGCTACCTGAATGCCGTGGAAGCCGGCGACCTCACCGGCACCGGGCAGCCCTGGCCCGACATCGGCCTCAAGGCCTGCCTGGAGCGCGCCCGCCAGCACCCGATCTGGCAGGGCCGTGGGCAGACACCGGGCGAAGGGGTGGGCCTGGCCGTCGGCGGCTGGCCCGGCGCCTTCTCGCCGGCCGGAGCGGTGTGCCGGGTGGATACCGACGGCACCGTGCGGCTGCATGTCGGCAGCGTGGACATCAGCGGGGTGCATTCCTCGATGGTGCTGATCGCCGCCGAGACGCTGGGCGTGGAACCCGAGGCGGTGGAGATCGTGCAGGGCACCACCGACAGCGGCCCCTACGCGCCGGGCTCGGGCGGCTCGCAGGTGACCATCAGCCTGGGCGGCGCGGTGCTCGACGCCAGCCAGCAGGTGCGCGACCAGCTGCTCGATCTGGCGGCCACGCAGTTCGAGGCTCACCGTGAGGACATCGAGCTTGTCGGCGGCGAAGCGCGGGTGCGCGGCGTGCCGGGCATGGCGGTGGGCATCGGCAAACTGGCGCAGCGCGCCCAGCGGCAGGCCGGCGGGCCCGGCCCGGTGGTGGCCGAGGGCCGCGCCGCCATCAAGGCCGGGGCACCGGGCTTCATCGTGCAGTTCGTGCGCGTTCAGGTCGATCCCGAGACCGGCGTCATCA encodes the following:
- a CDS encoding xanthine dehydrogenase family protein molybdopterin-binding subunit is translated as MKETNHLGKRRKIIDGFEKVTGTARYTADVSLAGMLHARPVLSIYPHAKVRSIDAEAALTMPGVVAVLTGQDLNRGRAAPSRSRMILAGDEVMFAGQPVAVVVADSEAHAADAAALLDIDYDVLESVDDAEQAMTDELLVWPHGAPTADGSMASLHGGEAGGDGGQKASNIDQQRVFERGDARAALESAHAVIERRYTNAWVHQSYLEPHAVVAQPGARPGQVTVYTSTQGQYTVRAEVAGALGLRDRDVRVEPMTVGGGFGAKYGILDALVAAVSLHVRRPVRMVLSRSEDMLTTMPAPGITTDIRLGADEQGQLTALDVRVVIENGLFSFGHAGIIATVIGGLYRCDNVRIETFEVVTHRSPTGAYRAPGVPQALFALESSIDELARELGHDPLELRYLNAVEAGDLTGTGQPWPDIGLKACLERARQHPIWQGRGQTPGEGVGLAVGGWPGAFSPAGAVCRVDTDGTVRLHVGSVDISGVHSSMVLIAAETLGVEPEAVEIVQGTTDSGPYAPGSGGSQVTISLGGAVLDASQQVRDQLLDLAATQFEAHREDIELVGGEARVRGVPGMAVGIGKLAQRAQRQAGGPGPVVAEGRAAIKAGAPGFIVQFVRVQVDPETGVITPLEAVAIQDVGFALNPMLVEGQMQGGTAQGLGIGLYEGLQFSAGTLTNPNFLEYVFPRADGLPPIEAVIVEHPSATGPFGARIVGEPPITAGAAAVANAVRDATGVRVTELPVSPEVLWQQMQVQSAAD